The following are from one region of the Mesorhizobium sp. B2-8-5 genome:
- a CDS encoding VOC family protein — protein sequence MTTPNFVILYVDSPEKSGAFYASLLGREPVESSPTFVMFVLDKGFKLGLWSRHTVEPAAAAAGGGGELVIAVENAAAVDATHADWTGRGLNILQTPTDLDFGRTFVALDPDNHRLRVYWPNGQ from the coding sequence ATGACCACGCCGAATTTCGTCATCCTCTATGTCGACAGCCCGGAAAAGAGCGGCGCGTTCTACGCTTCGCTGCTCGGACGCGAGCCGGTTGAATCCTCGCCGACCTTCGTCATGTTCGTGCTCGACAAGGGGTTCAAGCTCGGCCTCTGGTCGCGCCACACGGTCGAGCCGGCTGCGGCGGCAGCAGGCGGTGGCGGCGAGCTCGTGATCGCGGTCGAGAATGCGGCTGCGGTCGACGCCACCCATGCGGATTGGACTGGCAGGGGCCTCAACATTCTGCAGACCCCAACCGATCTTGATTTCGGCCGCACCTTCGTCGCGCTCGATCCCGACAATCACCGCCTGCGCGTCTACTGGCCGAATGGACAGTAG
- a CDS encoding GNAT family N-acetyltransferase, whose product MHTVVPECDTRPNAGGALLAARTADAVASGAPLGRIGNLEVRLARNEAEIAAAQEVRYRVFYDELGARKDLFQAQDRRDADRFDPLCDHLLVSDTSLPGPEHRRIVGTYRLLRQEIATAAGGFYSEGEFELTKLIARHPGQRFLELGRSCVLPEYRSKRTIEALWQGIWAYINHYGIGVMTGCASFHGIVPAAHAEALTYLAHHCRTDSAWDVRAVPGRYCSMDLMPIEAVNTKAAIAAMPPLVKGYLRVGARIGDGCVIDHEFSTVDVFVVMPVKEIGARYVNYYGGEGQRFAA is encoded by the coding sequence GTGCATACAGTCGTGCCTGAATGTGACACTCGGCCGAATGCCGGCGGCGCCCTGCTCGCCGCCCGTACCGCCGACGCCGTCGCAAGCGGCGCTCCGCTGGGCCGCATCGGCAATCTCGAAGTGCGGCTCGCCCGCAACGAGGCCGAGATCGCCGCCGCCCAGGAAGTGCGCTACCGGGTATTCTACGACGAGCTTGGCGCGAGGAAGGACCTGTTCCAGGCGCAGGACCGGCGCGACGCCGACCGGTTCGACCCGCTCTGCGATCACCTTCTTGTGTCCGATACCTCCCTTCCCGGTCCTGAGCATCGCCGCATCGTCGGCACCTACCGCTTGCTGCGGCAGGAGATCGCCACGGCCGCCGGCGGCTTCTATTCCGAAGGCGAATTTGAGCTCACCAAGCTGATCGCGCGGCATCCCGGCCAGCGCTTCCTCGAGCTCGGCCGTTCCTGCGTTCTGCCGGAATACCGCTCAAAGCGCACCATCGAGGCGCTCTGGCAAGGCATCTGGGCCTATATCAACCATTACGGCATCGGCGTGATGACGGGCTGCGCCTCCTTCCATGGCATCGTGCCGGCGGCGCATGCCGAGGCGCTGACCTATCTCGCCCATCATTGCCGCACCGATTCCGCGTGGGATGTCCGCGCGGTTCCGGGACGCTACTGCTCCATGGACCTGATGCCGATCGAGGCGGTGAACACCAAGGCGGCGATCGCCGCCATGCCGCCGCTGGTCAAGGGCTATCTGCGCGTCGGCGCCCGCATCGGCGACGGCTGCGTCATCGACCACGAATTCTCGACCGTCGACGTCTTCGTCGTCATGCCGGTCAAGGAGATCGGCGCCCGCTACGTCAACTACTATGGCGGCGAAGGGCAGCGTTTCGCGGCGTGA
- the lspA gene encoding signal peptidase II: MKYWSPYVVLVVIAIALDQWIKQLVENGLAFQEKVDLLPFLALFRTYNTGIAFSMFESFGDTGLVVIAVLVVAFVLYLATRTQAGHVVARIGFALIIGGALGNLIDRAVYGHVIDYILFHTPVWSFAVFNLADTFISVGAALVVFDELIGWGREAKPQDPGN; this comes from the coding sequence ATGAAATACTGGTCGCCTTACGTCGTGCTGGTCGTCATCGCCATTGCGCTCGACCAGTGGATCAAGCAGCTGGTCGAGAACGGTCTCGCCTTTCAGGAGAAGGTCGATCTGCTGCCATTCCTGGCGCTGTTTCGCACCTACAACACCGGCATCGCCTTCTCGATGTTCGAGTCCTTCGGCGATACCGGCCTGGTAGTCATCGCCGTGCTCGTCGTCGCCTTCGTGCTCTATCTCGCCACGCGCACGCAAGCCGGCCATGTCGTCGCTCGTATCGGCTTTGCGCTGATCATCGGCGGCGCGCTCGGCAACCTCATCGACCGCGCCGTCTACGGTCACGTCATCGACTACATCCTGTTCCACACGCCCGTCTGGTCCTTCGCGGTCTTCAATCTCGCCGACACCTTCATCTCGGTCGGCGCAGCGCTTGTCGTCTTCGACGAACTGATCGGCTGGGGCCGCGAGGCCAAGCCGCAGGATCCGGGCAATTGA
- a CDS encoding class I SAM-dependent rRNA methyltransferase, with amino-acid sequence MKSFRDKRRDGRPHPARAEQPRPRDAFAAGRQQAAPAERRETKPAERQEAKPAPRVLARREGALPAERLPLILEVAPNADYALLDSGAGEKLEQYGPYRIMRPEGQAIWQRALPAKEWERADAIFTGDTDEEGIGRWRFPKAPLGETWPMKHDGIDYLGRFTSFRHVGVFPEQASHWDHMAGLIASAKRPVKVLNLFGYTGLASLVAARAGAEVTHVDASKKAIGWARENQEMAGLADKPIRWIVEDAMKFAEREERRGSRYDIVLFDPPAYGRGPKGEVWQLFEDLPGLTELCRSILTPKPLAVVLTAYSIRASFFAIHALMRDTFAGMGGTVESGELIIREKSAGRALSTSLFSRWVA; translated from the coding sequence TTGAAATCTTTTCGCGACAAACGCCGCGATGGCCGACCGCATCCCGCAAGGGCGGAACAGCCCCGCCCGCGTGATGCGTTCGCGGCCGGACGGCAGCAGGCCGCACCTGCCGAGCGCCGTGAAACGAAACCGGCGGAGCGGCAGGAAGCCAAGCCGGCGCCGCGCGTGCTCGCGCGCCGCGAAGGCGCGTTGCCTGCCGAGCGCCTGCCGTTGATCCTCGAAGTCGCGCCAAACGCCGATTACGCCCTGCTTGACAGCGGCGCCGGTGAGAAGCTCGAGCAATACGGCCCGTACCGCATCATGCGGCCCGAAGGCCAGGCGATCTGGCAGCGGGCCCTGCCGGCGAAGGAGTGGGAGCGCGCCGACGCCATCTTCACCGGCGACACCGACGAGGAAGGCATCGGCCGCTGGCGCTTTCCGAAGGCGCCGCTCGGCGAAACCTGGCCGATGAAGCATGACGGCATCGATTATCTCGGCCGCTTCACATCCTTCCGCCATGTCGGCGTCTTTCCGGAGCAAGCCTCGCATTGGGACCATATGGCGGGGCTGATCGCGTCGGCGAAGCGTCCGGTCAAGGTGCTGAACCTTTTCGGCTATACGGGGCTTGCCTCGCTGGTGGCGGCTCGCGCCGGCGCCGAGGTCACCCATGTCGATGCCTCGAAGAAGGCGATCGGCTGGGCGCGCGAGAACCAGGAGATGGCCGGCCTTGCCGACAAGCCGATCCGCTGGATCGTCGAGGACGCGATGAAATTCGCCGAGCGCGAGGAACGCCGCGGCAGCCGCTACGACATCGTGCTGTTCGATCCGCCGGCCTATGGCCGCGGACCCAAGGGCGAGGTCTGGCAATTGTTCGAGGACCTGCCGGGCCTCACCGAGCTTTGCCGCTCGATCCTGACGCCGAAACCGCTCGCCGTCGTCCTCACCGCCTATTCGATCCGCGCTTCCTTCTTCGCCATCCATGCGCTGATGCGCGATACTTTCGCCGGTATGGGCGGCACGGTCGAATCCGGCGAGCTGATCATTCGCGAGAAATCCGCCGGCCGCGCGCTGTCGACTTCGCTGTTCTCGCGCTGGGTGGCTTGA
- a CDS encoding TrmH family RNA methyltransferase: MTAHDGARPVGQVKEVTSLANPLVKDIKALALKKFRDQQNAFMAEGLKLVIDALDLGWSIRTLVFAKAGRGNPAVEKVAARTVAAGGMVLEVSEKVLAAITRRENPQMVVGVFAQQTVPLKDIRARDGDVWVALDRVRDPGNLGTVIRTVDAVGAKGVILVGDTTDPFSLETVRATMGSIFAVPVARATEQAFLAWRRDFSGLVAGTHLKGAVDYRSVDFSRGPVLLLMGNEQQGLPDSLAESCDRLLRIPQAGRADSLNLAVATGVMLFEIRRGALKLEPANDIR; encoded by the coding sequence ATGACGGCACATGACGGCGCTCGCCCGGTCGGGCAGGTCAAGGAAGTCACCAGCCTTGCCAATCCCCTGGTCAAGGACATCAAGGCGCTGGCGCTCAAGAAATTCCGCGACCAGCAGAACGCCTTCATGGCCGAGGGCCTGAAGCTGGTCATCGATGCCCTCGACCTCGGCTGGTCGATCAGGACCTTGGTCTTCGCCAAGGCCGGACGCGGCAACCCGGCCGTCGAAAAGGTCGCCGCGAGGACCGTCGCCGCCGGCGGCATGGTGCTCGAAGTTTCCGAAAAGGTGCTCGCTGCCATCACCCGCCGCGAGAACCCGCAAATGGTGGTCGGCGTCTTCGCGCAGCAGACGGTGCCGCTGAAGGACATCCGCGCCAGGGATGGCGATGTCTGGGTGGCGCTCGACCGGGTGCGCGACCCCGGCAATCTCGGCACCGTGATCCGCACCGTCGACGCCGTCGGCGCCAAGGGCGTCATCCTGGTCGGCGACACCACCGACCCGTTCTCGCTGGAGACGGTGCGCGCCACCATGGGCTCGATCTTCGCCGTGCCGGTCGCCAGGGCGACCGAGCAGGCCTTCCTCGCCTGGCGCCGCGATTTCTCCGGCCTTGTCGCCGGAACCCATCTCAAGGGCGCGGTCGACTATCGCTCGGTCGATTTCTCCAGGGGACCGGTCCTGCTGCTGATGGGCAACGAGCAACAGGGCCTGCCGGACAGTCTCGCCGAAAGCTGCGACCGGCTGCTCAGAATTCCCCAGGCAGGCCGGGCCGATTCGCTCAATCTGGCGGTCGCCACCGGCGTGATGTTGTTCGAGATCCGGCGCGGCGCGTTGAAGCTCGAGCCTGCCAATGACATCCGATGA
- a CDS encoding ornithine cyclodeaminase family protein, with protein sequence MLTISAAQVDRALTFPGLVETLRTAFRDGAVQPVRHHHGIERPDGAASTLLLMPAWTDFNAAGTSEGGHIGVKIVTVSPDNNTIGKPAVMGLYLLLDGVTGEPQALIDGQRLTQWRTTCASALAASYLARKDASRLLVIGAGALSPFLAKAHSAVRPITSIRIWNRTPANAEKVAAALRAEGLPASAAGDLDAELAEADIVASATISNTPLVKGALLKPGAHVDLVGGFTPTMRESDDDAIKRARVYVDTRAGATKEAGDIVQPLASGVLKPEAIVADLHELARGEKQGRQTDDEITLFKSVGAALEDLAAGVAVYNALK encoded by the coding sequence ATGCTGACCATTTCGGCCGCACAGGTCGACCGCGCGCTGACCTTTCCCGGCCTTGTCGAGACGCTGCGCACCGCCTTCCGCGATGGCGCCGTGCAGCCGGTTCGCCACCATCATGGCATCGAGCGGCCGGACGGCGCCGCCTCGACCTTGCTTTTGATGCCGGCCTGGACCGACTTCAACGCCGCGGGCACCTCCGAGGGAGGCCATATCGGCGTCAAGATCGTCACCGTGTCGCCGGACAACAATACCATCGGCAAGCCGGCGGTCATGGGCCTTTATCTTTTGCTCGACGGCGTCACCGGCGAGCCGCAAGCGCTGATCGACGGCCAACGGCTGACGCAGTGGCGCACGACCTGCGCTTCCGCGCTCGCTGCCTCCTATCTCGCCCGCAAGGATGCCTCGCGGCTTCTGGTGATCGGTGCCGGCGCGCTGTCGCCCTTCCTTGCCAAGGCGCATTCGGCGGTCAGGCCGATCACATCCATCCGCATCTGGAACCGCACGCCGGCCAATGCCGAAAAAGTGGCCGCCGCCTTGCGCGCCGAAGGCCTTCCGGCAAGTGCCGCCGGCGATCTCGATGCGGAGCTTGCCGAGGCCGACATCGTCGCCTCCGCAACCATCTCGAACACGCCGCTGGTCAAGGGCGCGCTGCTGAAGCCGGGCGCCCATGTCGATCTCGTCGGCGGCTTCACGCCGACGATGCGTGAGAGCGATGACGATGCGATCAAGCGCGCCCGCGTCTATGTCGACACCCGCGCCGGCGCCACCAAGGAAGCCGGCGACATCGTCCAGCCGCTGGCGTCAGGCGTGCTGAAGCCGGAAGCGATCGTCGCCGACCTGCACGAGCTCGCGCGCGGCGAGAAACAGGGCCGGCAAACCGACGACGAGATCACGCTGTTCAAGTCGGTCGGCGCGGCGCTAGAGGATCTCGCCGCCGGCGTCGCCGTCTACAACGCGCTCAAATAG
- a CDS encoding helix-turn-helix transcriptional regulator, producing the protein MSRSARLLDLVQILRRHRRPVSGRTLADAIGVSIRTLYRDIATLQGQGAPIEGEAGLGYVLKPGFMLPPLMFSDEEIEAIVLGSRWVAKQPDKRLAAAAADALAKIAAVLPDDLRDDLDATTLLVGPRSENAEAIDLGMVRQAIRDERKLGFLYRDAGGAASKRLVWPFALAFFDKVRVMVAWCETRQDFRHFRADRMSGLTATDIRYPRRRQAMLKEWRASLDAPGRKRAKDASG; encoded by the coding sequence ATGTCCCGTTCAGCCCGCCTGCTCGACCTCGTCCAGATCCTTCGCCGCCACCGCCGGCCGGTGAGCGGCCGCACGCTTGCGGACGCAATCGGCGTGTCGATCCGCACGCTTTATCGCGACATCGCGACGCTGCAGGGGCAGGGCGCGCCGATCGAAGGCGAGGCGGGGCTTGGCTATGTGCTGAAGCCCGGCTTCATGCTGCCGCCGCTGATGTTCAGCGACGAGGAGATCGAGGCAATCGTGCTCGGCTCGCGCTGGGTGGCGAAGCAGCCGGACAAAAGGCTGGCGGCCGCCGCGGCGGATGCGCTGGCCAAGATCGCGGCGGTGCTGCCGGATGATCTGCGCGACGATCTCGACGCGACGACACTGCTCGTCGGGCCGCGCTCGGAAAATGCCGAAGCGATCGACCTCGGCATGGTGCGGCAGGCGATCCGGGACGAGCGCAAGCTTGGCTTCCTCTACCGTGACGCGGGGGGAGCGGCATCGAAGCGTCTGGTCTGGCCGTTCGCGCTCGCCTTCTTCGACAAGGTGCGGGTGATGGTGGCGTGGTGCGAAACGCGCCAGGATTTCCGGCATTTCCGCGCCGACCGGATGTCCGGCCTGACAGCGACAGACATCCGCTATCCGCGCCGCCGCCAGGCGATGCTGAAGGAGTGGCGGGCGAGCCTTGACGCGCCCGGCCGGAAACGCGCGAAAGACGCTTCCGGCTGA
- the grpE gene encoding nucleotide exchange factor GrpE, producing MSDQAKDERTPEDMEATQASGERAEGGVDGDYEALVRLLKENEELKDRALRTAAEMENLRRRTARDVQDARAYAVANFARDMLSVSDNLRRALDAIPAEAKAGGDAGFKALIEGVDLTERAMLSALERHGVKKLAPEGEKFDPNFHQAIFEVPNPEVPAGTVVQVVQPGYSIGERVLRPAMVGVAKGGPKTAAEAKVEPGPVNEQAEKDA from the coding sequence ATGAGCGACCAGGCAAAAGACGAACGCACGCCCGAAGACATGGAAGCCACCCAGGCTTCCGGCGAGCGTGCGGAAGGTGGCGTCGACGGCGACTACGAAGCGCTTGTGCGGCTGCTGAAGGAAAACGAGGAACTGAAGGACCGCGCGCTGCGCACGGCGGCCGAAATGGAGAATTTGCGGCGGCGCACCGCGCGCGACGTGCAGGACGCCCGCGCCTACGCCGTCGCCAATTTCGCGCGCGACATGCTGTCGGTGTCCGACAATCTGCGCCGCGCGCTGGATGCGATCCCAGCCGAGGCGAAGGCTGGCGGCGACGCCGGTTTCAAGGCGCTGATCGAGGGCGTCGACCTCACTGAGCGCGCCATGCTTTCGGCGCTGGAACGCCATGGCGTGAAGAAACTCGCGCCCGAAGGCGAGAAGTTCGATCCGAACTTCCACCAGGCGATATTCGAGGTGCCCAATCCGGAGGTTCCGGCCGGTACCGTCGTCCAGGTGGTGCAGCCGGGCTATTCGATCGGCGAGCGCGTGCTGCGGCCGGCGATGGTCGGTGTCGCGAAGGGCGGCCCGAAGACGGCCGCCGAGGCCAAGGTCGAGCCGGGTCCGGTGAACGAGCAGGCCGAGAAGGACGCTTGA
- a CDS encoding MDR family oxidoreductase, with the protein MSDTFKAILVSRDADKKQSVDVVDLAEADLMEGDVTVAVEATTVNYKDGLAITGKAPVVRRWPLVPGIDFAGTVISSSHADWRKGDKVILNGWGVGETHYGAYAGRARVKGDWLVPLPEGMSAHDAMAVGTAGYTAMLSVMALERHGIVPDRGPVVVTGAAGGVGSVAISILSSLGYHVIASTGRNAESPYLIDLGAAEVISREELSQPAKPLAKERWAGGVDSVGSHTLANVLSMTSYGGAIAACGLAGGMDLPGSVAPFILRGVSLLGIDSVMAPKPVRLEAWRRIGTDLDSKKLSTLSRTIGFDGIVAAARDIVEGKVRGRVVVDM; encoded by the coding sequence ATGTCGGATACCTTCAAAGCCATCCTCGTTTCGCGCGATGCGGACAAGAAGCAGTCCGTCGATGTCGTCGACCTCGCCGAGGCCGACCTGATGGAAGGCGATGTCACTGTCGCCGTCGAGGCGACGACGGTGAACTACAAGGACGGGCTCGCCATCACCGGCAAGGCCCCGGTCGTGCGCCGCTGGCCGCTGGTTCCAGGCATCGATTTCGCCGGCACCGTGATCTCCTCCTCGCATGCCGACTGGCGCAAGGGAGACAAGGTAATCCTCAACGGCTGGGGCGTCGGCGAGACGCATTACGGCGCCTATGCCGGCCGCGCCCGCGTCAAGGGCGACTGGCTGGTGCCGCTGCCCGAGGGCATGAGCGCGCATGATGCGATGGCTGTCGGCACGGCGGGCTACACGGCAATGCTCTCGGTCATGGCGCTGGAGCGGCACGGCATCGTGCCGGACCGCGGTCCCGTGGTGGTGACGGGCGCTGCCGGCGGCGTCGGCTCGGTCGCCATCTCGATCCTGTCGAGCCTCGGCTACCATGTCATCGCCTCGACCGGCCGCAACGCCGAGAGCCCCTATCTGATCGACCTGGGCGCGGCCGAGGTGATCTCGCGCGAAGAGCTCAGCCAGCCCGCGAAACCGCTCGCCAAGGAGCGCTGGGCAGGCGGCGTCGACTCGGTCGGCAGCCATACCTTGGCCAATGTGCTGTCGATGACCTCCTATGGCGGCGCGATCGCCGCCTGCGGCCTGGCCGGCGGCATGGATCTGCCGGGAAGCGTCGCGCCCTTCATCCTGCGCGGCGTCTCGCTGCTCGGCATCGATTCGGTGATGGCGCCGAAGCCGGTACGCCTGGAAGCATGGCGCCGCATCGGCACCGACCTCGACTCCAAGAAGCTGTCGACGTTGTCCCGCACGATTGGTTTCGACGGCATTGTCGCCGCCGCGCGCGATATCGTCGAAGGCAAGGTCAGGGGGCGCGTCGTTGTCGATATGTAG
- a CDS encoding DUF1772 domain-containing protein, which translates to MEMRGTLLFWSVLTAFVAALSLGPSFAHVLESLPRLTKWSPALWREATVFNGQFLLFAVIGAPLDIAAILCPALLAWMLRGQATAFWLVLAATVLYAVSLALWFGLVKPANDILATWAPGPIPDNFEAVRLRWETGHMAVAAAKALGFISLCFGLLGIRHG; encoded by the coding sequence ATGGAGATGCGCGGGACCCTGCTGTTCTGGTCGGTGCTGACCGCTTTCGTCGCGGCGCTCAGCCTTGGGCCGTCCTTTGCCCATGTGCTGGAATCGCTGCCCAGGCTGACGAAATGGTCGCCGGCGCTCTGGCGAGAGGCGACGGTCTTCAACGGTCAGTTTCTGCTCTTTGCCGTCATTGGAGCGCCGCTCGATATCGCTGCGATCCTCTGCCCGGCGCTGCTTGCCTGGATGCTGCGCGGCCAAGCGACAGCCTTCTGGCTCGTGCTCGCCGCCACAGTGCTTTATGCCGTCTCGCTGGCGCTCTGGTTCGGACTGGTCAAACCGGCCAACGACATTCTTGCGACCTGGGCGCCCGGACCGATCCCGGACAATTTCGAAGCCGTCCGGCTGCGTTGGGAGACCGGCCACATGGCGGTGGCCGCGGCGAAGGCGCTTGGCTTCATTTCGCTTTGTTTCGGCCTGCTCGGCATCCGGCATGGTTGA
- a CDS encoding trimeric intracellular cation channel family protein, with translation MNPIALLDYAGVAVFAATGALAASRKELDIIGFLFLASVTGIGGGTLRDVILNLPVFWVANSGYVLICAVVAVLVFFSAHRFESRYKLLLWLDAIGLAAFSVMGAAKGLAITGSPVVSVITGVLTATFGGILRDLLAGEPSVLLRPEIYVTAALAGATIFTLGDLAGLPALVSSLLGFAGAFAVRGGALKFGWSFPAYKSRPGRRPEDIP, from the coding sequence ATGAACCCCATCGCGTTGCTCGACTATGCCGGCGTCGCCGTCTTCGCGGCGACGGGCGCGCTTGCCGCGTCGCGCAAAGAGCTCGACATCATCGGCTTCCTGTTCCTGGCCAGCGTCACCGGCATCGGCGGCGGGACGCTGCGCGACGTCATCCTCAACCTGCCGGTGTTCTGGGTCGCCAACAGCGGCTATGTGCTGATCTGCGCCGTGGTCGCGGTGCTGGTCTTCTTCAGCGCCCACCGGTTCGAATCCCGCTACAAATTGCTGCTGTGGCTCGATGCCATCGGACTTGCCGCTTTTTCGGTGATGGGCGCGGCCAAGGGGCTGGCGATCACCGGCTCGCCCGTCGTGTCGGTCATCACCGGCGTCTTGACGGCGACCTTCGGCGGCATTTTGCGCGACCTGCTAGCCGGCGAGCCCTCGGTTCTGCTCAGGCCCGAGATCTATGTCACGGCCGCCCTTGCCGGCGCCACAATCTTCACACTTGGCGATCTTGCCGGCCTGCCTGCGCTGGTGTCCAGCCTGCTCGGCTTCGCGGGCGCATTCGCGGTGCGCGGCGGAGCGCTTAAATTCGGCTGGTCGTTTCCGGCCTATAAGAGCCGGCCGGGGCGAAGGCCGGAGGATATTCCCTGA
- a CDS encoding PAS domain-containing hybrid sensor histidine kinase/response regulator — MVADSDIRQDSKAAGAHRLIPDAPKRQVLVAPPLAPDLPGASHDGLPFLTIVAAIAIMAGLAHLTGAPLIITAGLAAIAFAGLAMHLRSRRDERRTAALLDETAARSRAEIETLADRMWEMQESEERFRGLIDALGDLVVHRDRDGHIVYANSVFASLVELDARDLAGKTLSELGIDVGIVPDAAFSDHECLSSTDVAIRTPNGPRWFSWIELSVRDKDTGAVSHRAIARDITARKRAESSLITARERAEYASQAKSRFLATVSHEIRTPMNGIMGMAKLLADTDLSPEQRTYVGAISTSASALLALIEDLLDYSKIEAGRFEPEPQPTSLREIADNIIELLAAKAFAKNIGLGCHVEPDVPQMITADPGRVRQVLLNLIGNAVKFTDTGGVLLTVARARSETTDRICFTIADTGPGLREEDMERIFEEFEQSDGTSTRVHGGAGLGLAISKRLATAMGGSISVSSRLGEGSEFVLELPAVAATEPPPHRHNILADRRAVIVSKNAIEADAIARAIKAHGGIVEVAATPGQAATFAAGCNVLLIDAALENSDGRLLKRLRDSGFADCEAITLIAPTDRGMLGEFRASGYATFLARPVRGETLLRVLLTSHGSALAKPLPKPRGAPSVRKRDQGLSVLIAEDNDINAMLARATLLKAGHRVKIVGNGKAAVDAVTDAGLKFRFDVVLMDLHMPVMDGLDAIAAIRRHEESLAMPPIPIMVLSADSQEKTRHAVLAHGASGFVTKPLDPDALVQAVEGQVAA, encoded by the coding sequence ATGGTCGCGGACTCCGACATCAGACAGGACAGCAAAGCCGCTGGCGCTCACAGGCTCATCCCCGATGCGCCGAAGCGGCAGGTGCTCGTCGCGCCGCCGCTGGCTCCCGACCTGCCGGGGGCCAGCCACGACGGCCTGCCCTTCCTGACGATCGTTGCCGCCATCGCCATCATGGCGGGGCTCGCGCATCTCACCGGAGCGCCGCTCATCATCACCGCCGGCCTCGCCGCCATAGCCTTTGCGGGCTTGGCCATGCATCTGCGCAGCCGTCGCGATGAGCGCCGCACCGCAGCGCTTCTCGACGAGACCGCCGCGCGCAGCCGCGCCGAGATCGAAACCCTCGCCGACCGCATGTGGGAGATGCAGGAGAGCGAGGAGCGCTTCCGCGGCCTGATCGACGCGCTGGGCGACCTCGTCGTCCATCGCGATCGCGACGGCCACATCGTTTATGCCAACAGCGTCTTTGCCTCGCTTGTCGAGCTCGATGCGCGCGATCTTGCCGGCAAGACCTTGTCTGAGCTTGGCATCGATGTCGGCATCGTTCCCGACGCCGCCTTCTCCGATCATGAATGCCTGAGCTCGACGGATGTCGCGATCCGCACCCCGAACGGACCACGCTGGTTCTCCTGGATCGAATTGTCGGTGCGCGACAAGGACACGGGCGCGGTCTCGCACCGGGCGATCGCCCGCGACATCACCGCCCGCAAGCGCGCCGAATCCTCGCTGATCACCGCGCGCGAACGGGCCGAATATGCCAGCCAGGCCAAGTCACGCTTCCTCGCCACCGTCAGCCATGAGATCCGCACGCCGATGAACGGCATCATGGGCATGGCGAAGCTGCTTGCCGATACCGACCTCTCGCCCGAACAGCGCACCTATGTCGGCGCCATTTCCACCTCGGCCAGCGCGCTGCTCGCGCTCATCGAGGACCTGCTCGACTATTCCAAGATCGAGGCCGGCCGCTTCGAACCCGAGCCCCAGCCGACCTCACTGCGTGAGATCGCCGACAACATCATCGAGCTTCTGGCCGCAAAGGCCTTCGCCAAGAACATCGGCCTCGGCTGCCATGTCGAGCCCGATGTGCCGCAGATGATCACCGCCGATCCCGGCCGCGTGCGCCAGGTGCTGCTCAACCTCATCGGCAATGCGGTGAAGTTCACCGACACGGGCGGGGTGCTGCTGACCGTGGCGCGCGCCCGCAGCGAAACCACCGACCGTATCTGCTTCACCATCGCCGACACCGGCCCGGGCCTGCGCGAAGAGGACATGGAGCGCATTTTCGAGGAATTCGAGCAGTCCGACGGCACCTCGACCAGGGTGCATGGCGGCGCCGGCCTCGGGCTTGCCATCTCGAAGCGGCTGGCGACGGCGATGGGCGGCTCGATCTCGGTCTCGAGCCGGCTCGGCGAAGGATCCGAATTCGTCCTGGAGCTTCCGGCGGTCGCCGCGACCGAGCCGCCGCCGCATCGCCACAACATCCTTGCCGACCGGCGGGCCGTAATCGTGTCGAAAAACGCCATCGAGGCCGATGCCATCGCCCGCGCGATCAAGGCCCATGGCGGCATCGTCGAGGTTGCCGCGACACCGGGCCAGGCCGCCACCTTCGCTGCAGGCTGCAACGTCCTTCTGATCGATGCCGCGCTCGAAAACAGCGACGGGAGGCTGCTCAAGCGGCTGCGCGATTCTGGCTTTGCCGACTGCGAGGCCATCACCCTGATTGCGCCGACGGATCGCGGCATGCTCGGCGAATTCCGGGCCAGCGGCTATGCCACCTTCCTGGCCCGGCCGGTGCGGGGCGAGACCCTGCTGCGTGTGCTGTTGACCAGCCATGGCTCGGCGCTAGCCAAGCCGCTGCCGAAGCCGCGCGGTGCCCCCTCGGTGCGCAAGCGCGACCAGGGCCTGTCGGTGCTGATCGCGGAAGACAATGACATCAACGCCATGCTCGCCCGCGCCACGCTGCTCAAGGCCGGACACCGCGTCAAGATCGTCGGCAACGGCAAGGCCGCGGTCGATGCCGTTACCGATGCCGGCCTCAAGTTCCGCTTCGACGTGGTGCTGATGGACCTGCATATGCCTGTCATGGATGGGCTGGACGCGATCGCCGCCATCCGTCGCCATGAAGAGTCCCTGGCCATGCCCCCGATTCCGATCATGGTGCTTTCGGCCGACAGCCAGGAAAAGACCCGGCATGCCGTGCTCGCCCATGGCGCCAGCGGTTTCGTGACCAAGCCGCTCGACCCGGACGCGCTCGTCCAGGCGGTCGAGGGCCAGGTTGCCGCCTGA